In one Methyloterricola oryzae genomic region, the following are encoded:
- a CDS encoding nitrogen fixation protein NifZ, which produces MGDISRDSDSNELNDPPKFNFGEKVKSKKVVRNDGTFNGAEIGEVLVKKGEVGYVKSINTFLQQFYIYAVDFPDRGYAVGMKGREIESLDNPPPPKPAKTAEEETA; this is translated from the coding sequence ATGGGTGACATCAGCCGCGACAGCGATTCCAACGAACTGAACGACCCGCCCAAGTTCAATTTCGGCGAGAAGGTGAAGTCAAAAAAGGTGGTGCGCAACGACGGTACCTTCAATGGCGCCGAGATTGGCGAAGTGCTGGTGAAGAAAGGCGAGGTCGGCTACGTCAAGAGCATCAACACCTTTTTGCAGCAGTTCTACATCTACGCCGTCGATTTTCCGGACCGGGGCTATGCCGTGGGCATGAAGGGTCGCGAAATCGAATCCCTGGATAATCCGCCGCCGCCGAAGCCGGCCAAGACCGCCGAGGAGGAAACCGCATGA
- a CDS encoding nitrogen fixation protein NifZ: MIEPRQPIYQWGQKVCVEADILNDGSYPGHEPEALLVAAGTEGEIVQVGYHEEAKIPVYLVEFPGGYVIGCFEEELSSDHKTEQVAGLL; this comes from the coding sequence ATGATCGAGCCGCGCCAGCCCATTTATCAGTGGGGACAGAAAGTGTGCGTGGAAGCCGACATCCTCAACGACGGCAGCTACCCGGGCCACGAGCCGGAAGCTTTGCTGGTCGCGGCCGGCACCGAGGGCGAGATCGTGCAGGTGGGATATCACGAGGAAGCCAAAATCCCGGTGTACCTGGTGGAATTCCCGGGCGGCTATGTGATCGGCTGTTTCGAGGAAGAGCTGAGCTCGGACCACAAGACCGAGCAGGTCGCGGGTCTGCTTTAG
- a CDS encoding DUF3024 domain-containing protein, with protein sequence MHALSGHYEREHAMNGHPARTNPAVPLHPNEFDRRRIARALENRKRYRYVTPEVQTWERGYLIRSSCCSRNIDPEGGVIDIAKLEFHNERHCWWLYHKDHEIDHWIRQGEFLNLADILDLLNQDPDRRFWQ encoded by the coding sequence ATGCACGCCTTGAGCGGACACTACGAACGGGAACACGCCATGAACGGACATCCCGCCCGCACGAACCCCGCCGTGCCCCTGCACCCCAATGAGTTCGACCGGCGCCGCATTGCGCGCGCGCTGGAGAACCGCAAGCGCTACCGCTATGTCACGCCGGAGGTGCAGACCTGGGAGCGCGGCTACCTGATCCGAAGTTCCTGTTGCTCGCGCAATATCGACCCGGAGGGCGGCGTCATCGACATCGCCAAACTGGAGTTCCACAACGAACGGCACTGCTGGTGGCTGTACCACAAGGATCACGAGATCGATCACTGGATCAGGCAGGGAGAATTTCTCAACCTCGCGGACATCCTGGATCTGCTGAACCAAGACCCGGACAGGCGCTTCTGGCAATGA
- a CDS encoding cysteine desulfurase family protein, whose protein sequence is MNETLIYLDNNATTAVAPECTAAMTECLQRHYGNPSSKHKAGEAAKEQTLKGRAQVAALLGASPAEIVFTSGGTESIHQAILGALALSPGKRRIVTSLVEHPATLMVLDHLETQGVEIVRLGVDASGQLDLAELDAALTPETALLTLMWANNETGVLFPIEQAAVLTAAKGILFHCDAVQAVGKLPIDLKQIPLDFLSLSGHKLHGPKGIGALFVRKGRKLPPLLFGHQERGRRGSTENVPAIAGLGVAAELAAAQLAADGPRIAALRERLEQGLLGALPEASITGVEAPRVSGTTSLNLGGLEAEIVLDKLDRAGICASAGAACSATGTEPSHVLIAMGLSPEAALSTIRFSLSRYTTQAEIDRVLELLPALVRSALAEAA, encoded by the coding sequence ATGAACGAAACCCTGATCTACCTGGACAACAACGCCACCACGGCCGTGGCCCCGGAATGCACCGCGGCGATGACGGAGTGCCTGCAGCGGCACTACGGCAACCCCTCCAGCAAACACAAGGCCGGAGAAGCGGCCAAGGAACAGACCCTGAAAGGGCGCGCCCAGGTGGCCGCCCTCCTGGGAGCCTCCCCTGCGGAAATCGTCTTCACCAGCGGCGGCACCGAGTCCATCCATCAGGCCATACTCGGCGCGCTGGCGCTGTCGCCAGGCAAAAGGCGCATTGTCACCAGCCTGGTGGAGCACCCGGCCACCCTGATGGTGCTGGATCACCTGGAAACCCAGGGCGTGGAGATCGTGCGACTGGGCGTGGACGCCTCGGGCCAGTTGGACCTCGCCGAACTGGACGCCGCCCTGACACCCGAAACGGCGCTACTGACTTTGATGTGGGCCAACAACGAAACCGGCGTCCTGTTTCCCATCGAACAGGCGGCCGTACTGACCGCAGCGAAAGGCATCCTGTTCCACTGCGATGCGGTGCAGGCGGTGGGCAAGCTCCCCATCGACCTGAAACAGATCCCTCTGGATTTCCTGTCCCTGTCCGGACACAAGCTGCATGGCCCCAAGGGCATCGGCGCCCTGTTCGTGCGCAAGGGACGCAAGCTGCCCCCGCTGCTGTTCGGCCACCAGGAGCGCGGACGCCGCGGCAGCACCGAGAACGTGCCTGCCATCGCGGGGCTCGGTGTGGCCGCGGAGCTGGCCGCCGCCCAGTTGGCCGCAGACGGCCCACGCATCGCGGCGCTGCGCGAGCGCCTGGAGCAGGGCCTTTTGGGTGCCCTGCCCGAGGCGTCCATCACCGGAGTGGAGGCGCCACGTGTTTCCGGCACCACCAGCCTGAACCTGGGCGGCCTGGAAGCGGAAATCGTGCTGGACAAACTGGATCGCGCCGGCATCTGCGCCTCCGCGGGCGCCGCCTGCAGCGCCACCGGCACCGAACCCTCCCATGTGCTGATCGCCATGGGGCTTTCGCCGGAAGCGGCGCTTTCCACCATCCGCTTTTCCCTGAGCCGCTATACCACGCAGGCGGAGATCGACCGCGTGCTGGAACTGCTGCCGGCCCTCGTGCGCTCAGCACTGGCGGAGGCCGCCTAA
- the nifT gene encoding putative nitrogen fixation protein NifT, with the protein MKVMIRRDAAGVLSAYVPKKDLEEPIVSQEKPDLWGGTVTLANGWQLSLPEMAEGTTLPITVDARKLSED; encoded by the coding sequence ATGAAGGTCATGATACGCAGAGATGCCGCCGGAGTCCTTTCCGCCTATGTACCGAAAAAAGACCTGGAGGAACCCATCGTCTCCCAGGAAAAACCGGATCTTTGGGGCGGAACGGTGACCCTGGCCAACGGCTGGCAACTCTCCCTGCCGGAAATGGCCGAAGGCACGACCCTGCCGATTACCGTCGACGCCCGCAAGCTGAGTGAAGACTGA
- a CDS encoding DegT/DnrJ/EryC1/StrS family aminotransferase produces MSSQPSILLSDPDISMAELEAVEEVLKSPRLSAGPMVEAFEDAFAEYLGRKHAVAVSSATLGLVMALRAAGIGPGDEVIAPPFGFRETLHGISLAGAMPVFADIDYWSCTLAPEKAAAGITDKTRAIVASNVNGHPAMWGPLRELASKHGLMLIEDSSEAIGSRYQGNLVGTFGDCSIFDLTQPGALTAGEGGMVVTDDEDLAIKLRAVRGRRPEERQSVVLGERPPYRAEMSELNAALGLTQLRRLDDILDRRKGIEDYYDSHMQSFEGIKPAYMAPEVDEIHWMVYLVHLGTRFTRSSRDSILQDLATEQIEAVAFSFPLHRQTHYSAMGYRKGDFFVTEKLADRAVALPFHGHLSEDQIGFIVKTAKDSSINVGAGAAIYL; encoded by the coding sequence ATGAGTTCACAGCCCAGCATCCTGCTTTCCGACCCGGACATCAGCATGGCCGAACTGGAAGCGGTGGAAGAAGTCCTGAAGTCTCCGCGGCTTTCCGCCGGCCCCATGGTCGAGGCCTTCGAAGACGCCTTCGCCGAATACCTGGGCCGCAAGCACGCCGTCGCCGTCTCCAGCGCCACCCTGGGGCTGGTCATGGCGCTCCGCGCGGCGGGCATCGGTCCGGGCGACGAAGTCATCGCGCCGCCCTTTGGCTTTCGCGAAACCCTGCACGGCATCAGCCTGGCCGGCGCCATGCCGGTGTTCGCGGACATCGACTACTGGTCCTGCACCCTGGCGCCGGAAAAGGCCGCCGCCGGCATCACCGACAAGACCAGGGCCATCGTCGCCAGCAACGTCAACGGCCATCCGGCCATGTGGGGACCTTTGCGGGAACTGGCCAGCAAGCATGGACTGATGCTGATCGAGGATTCCAGCGAGGCCATCGGCTCCCGTTACCAGGGCAACTTGGTGGGGACATTCGGCGACTGTTCCATCTTCGACCTGACCCAGCCTGGAGCCCTGACCGCCGGAGAAGGCGGCATGGTGGTTACCGACGACGAAGACCTGGCGATCAAGCTGCGCGCGGTGCGCGGGCGGCGCCCGGAAGAACGCCAATCAGTGGTGCTGGGTGAACGCCCCCCTTACCGCGCGGAAATGAGCGAGCTGAATGCGGCCTTGGGCCTCACCCAGCTGCGGCGTCTGGACGACATTCTGGATCGCCGCAAGGGCATCGAGGACTACTACGACAGCCACATGCAGTCCTTCGAAGGCATCAAACCGGCCTACATGGCGCCCGAAGTGGATGAGATCCACTGGATGGTCTACCTGGTGCACTTGGGCACCCGCTTCACCCGCTCCAGCCGCGACTCCATCCTGCAGGACCTGGCCACGGAACAGATCGAGGCGGTTGCCTTCTCGTTCCCGCTGCACCGGCAGACCCACTACAGCGCCATGGGTTACCGCAAGGGGGATTTCTTCGTCACGGAAAAGCTGGCGGATCGCGCCGTCGCGCTGCCCTTCCACGGCCACCTTAGCGAAGATCAGATCGGTTTCATCGTCAAGACTGCGAAGGACTCCTCCATCAACGTGGGGGCGGGTGCCGCGATCTATCTCTGA
- a CDS encoding 2Fe-2S iron-sulfur cluster-binding protein, with amino-acid sequence MSGFLRTGLRRGGLIAVTVLPLGRTVELASGKRLLDALLLASGVTETEDCSGPARCRICHVLVVRGARGLSKVRKDERDWLDQIAGAEPESRLSCKAVLGNHEVTIQLINH; translated from the coding sequence ATGTCGGGATTCCTGCGTACAGGCCTCAGGCGCGGCGGCTTGATCGCGGTCACGGTGCTGCCCCTGGGCCGGACGGTGGAATTGGCGAGCGGCAAGCGATTGCTCGACGCCCTGCTGCTGGCAAGCGGCGTGACCGAGACGGAGGACTGCAGCGGCCCGGCCCGCTGCCGGATCTGTCACGTGCTGGTCGTCCGGGGCGCGAGGGGCTTGTCCAAGGTCCGCAAGGACGAGCGGGACTGGCTGGACCAAATCGCCGGGGCAGAGCCTGAGTCCAGGCTGTCCTGTAAAGCGGTACTGGGAAATCACGAAGTAACCATCCAATTGATCAACCACTAA
- a CDS encoding SIR2 family NAD-dependent protein deacylase, with amino-acid sequence MTAAISTAILEGLAKGQVIPYLGPAVLELDGPSAVPSAPETLVELLTAKVTVPHKIRKNLTAAGQYIENFKHRKTLVNLTNEAFSAPPAPTGLHHYLAGLPLPLIVDAWYDAGMATALANRSDFGQVQGVSQSEHFGEWVHYFNADGSPAEAEAAAGWKTLLYKPLGSVAPASNYILSDSDYVEVLTEIDIQTPIPERVKEIRAGRNFLFLGCRFRTQLERTYARQVMKRSSDKHWAVLPDELTRNELRFLSEQNIERIDLPLKEFVEGLCAQETSAPIAAVA; translated from the coding sequence ATGACGGCGGCGATTTCAACAGCCATTCTGGAAGGTCTCGCCAAGGGCCAGGTCATCCCGTACCTGGGCCCGGCGGTGCTGGAACTGGACGGCCCCTCGGCCGTCCCCAGCGCACCGGAAACCCTGGTGGAACTCCTCACCGCCAAGGTGACGGTGCCCCACAAGATTCGCAAAAACCTGACAGCGGCCGGGCAGTACATCGAGAACTTCAAGCATCGCAAGACCCTGGTGAACCTCACCAACGAGGCCTTCAGCGCCCCGCCGGCACCCACCGGGCTGCACCACTATCTGGCCGGCCTGCCCCTGCCCCTGATCGTGGACGCCTGGTACGACGCCGGCATGGCGACCGCACTGGCGAACCGTAGCGATTTCGGTCAAGTGCAGGGCGTCAGCCAATCCGAGCACTTTGGCGAGTGGGTACACTATTTCAACGCCGACGGCAGCCCGGCGGAAGCCGAGGCGGCAGCCGGCTGGAAAACCCTGCTCTACAAGCCCCTGGGTTCGGTCGCCCCGGCCAGCAACTACATCCTGTCGGACTCGGATTATGTGGAGGTGCTGACGGAGATCGACATCCAGACGCCGATTCCCGAGCGGGTGAAGGAAATTCGCGCCGGTCGAAACTTCCTGTTCCTGGGTTGCCGCTTCCGCACCCAGTTGGAGCGCACCTACGCGCGCCAGGTCATGAAACGCTCTTCGGACAAACACTGGGCCGTGCTGCCGGATGAACTGACCCGCAACGAACTGCGCTTCCTGTCCGAGCAGAATATCGAGCGCATCGATCTGCCGCTGAAGGAGTTCGTGGAAGGACTTTGCGCGCAGGAAACATCGGCGCCCATCGCCGCCGTGGCCTGA